The Natrinema caseinilyticum genomic sequence GCCCGTCGACTCGATCCGGATACGCGAGCGCGAAGCGCAGCGCCATGAATCCGCCCATCGACATGCCCGCGACGACGGCGCTCTCCTCGCCGATCCCGTCGAGCAGCGCCGCACAGTCGTCGGTCAGATCACGCAGATCGTACCCCTGTGCGTATCGGTCCGTTCGCGCCCGCAGATCGTAGGCGACGGCTCGGTAGTCGTCTTTCACCGCCTCGAGTTGCGGCGCGAACATCGTCCGGTCCATCAGCGTCCCGTGGGCGAAGACCACGGGCCGTCCCTCGCCGACGTCGGTCGTCAGCGCGTCGGTTCTGGCCCGGTACATCTCCGTGGTCGTCTCGTCTTCCATGCGGGTTGGTAACGGTATCCATATTGAAAAGGATATGTCATGCGGAAGTTCGCAAAAAGGGGTGCGCGTCGGGCGCTCCGACGATCGAGATCGGACCCGATCGCGAATTCACGAGCGGTCTCCGAGACGCTTCAAATTGCGTCGTCGACCGCCGCCGGTTCCTCGAGTTCCGGGTTCGCCCGCTCGATCCGGACGTCCTCGAGCAGGAGACCGACGGCTCGCGAGTCGATCGCCTGGGGCGGTGTGCGGAGTCCGAGCCGCCGTCCCGGTGGTGCGGGAGGTGGTACCGACTCTCTTTGAAGTTTGAACCCCTTCGATTCCGTTTTCAGGGTATAGTGGACACGGATCCATTCGGTCGTGCTATCCGCGACCAGTACCTCGGTGACCGAACGGAACCGCTTCTCGATCGCGACGGGCACGACGTCCGCGAACACCGAATCGAGGAGTGGTATTTCGGTGCACACGACGAGGATGCGTGGCGGGATCGGTGGATGGACGGTCCGCTACTCGATGTGACATCCTCCCTGCCGTGAACGGCGGGGCTTCCCCTACAAGGGGAATCCGTCTTGGCCGGTTTCAGTCCGAGTATGCCGAGAGCGTCATCTGCGAGGGGTTCTCGCTCGTCTCCCGGTGGACTGTGGCGCTGTCACAGGCGCTCCCATCCCGAGGCGAGTCATCGCGTTCCGGCTCCCAAGGAACGCTCTCTCCCCACGGGTCTACGCGACTGGCGATATTCGCCGCCGCGTTGATGTCTGCTTGGAACTCCGACACGTGGCAATCGTCGTGCGGGCACACGAACTCCGCTTGCTGACTCCGCCGACCGAGACGACCGCAAGCGTGGCACGACTGCGAGGTGTACGCTGCATTGACGTACTCGACTGGAATGCCTTCTTCCGTCGCCTTGTCCTCGATGCGCCCCTGTAGCCGTGCGAACGCCCACGCATGAAGCCGCCGGTTGATGAACTTGCCGTAATCCAACCGTTCGCGGATGTACGACAGGTCTTCGAGGACGATAACGGGGTTCTCGAAGGATTCGGCGTATTCGACGGCCCGCCGAGACACCTTCTCGACAATATCCGTCAGGGCGTTCTGGTAGTGGTCGAATCGTTCGTCCACGCGCCACTCGGCGGCGTCACGTTCTTGAAGCCGCTTGAGCGTGGTGTGCATCTCTTTGCGGAGGTGTCGCGCCCGACTGCCACTCTCCATCATCGGCTCCCGGGGTACGTCGCGTTTGAGGGCACAGCCCGTAATCAACGCGCTCTCACCTACGTCGAAACCGATGTGCGTCGGGTCGTCCGAGTCGGTCGGTTCTTCGACCGGGTATTCGACGGTGACGTGCAACTCCCACGACGTGCGGTGTCGCTGTAGCCGCAACTCGCCTGCCTTCGCATCTCCGTCGAGCAGGTCGGACCACAGAGATTCTTGTTCGGGGTTAATCCGAAGCGGAATCCAGAAGTTCGTTCCGCGTCCGGGTTGCGGGGCCTGCCAGACAAAACCGTGTTCGCGCTCCCCCGAGTGGTCGAACTTCGCGGCCCGATTGACGAGTCGAAGCGGATGCTCGTCGTCCAACTCCTCGGCGTTGTACGTCGAACGGAGTTTCGGGACGTAGGACTTAAGCGCGTCTTTGGCTTGGTACGGCAGGTCGTAGGGCGTCACAACGTCGTTGACGGCAGACATTGTGTCGGCTCTATTGTCGAAGGCGTCGTGGAGTGCTTCGCGGTAGGTGTCCAAGAGCCGCTGTAGGCGTTGCTCTTTGCCCGTAGTGGGCGTAGCGAGCGTGGCCTGTAGCGTCTTTGTCACCGTCTCGGACACACTACCCCGGTGGGCGACCGACACACATAAACGTAACGTTGGTGTAACACCATTCATGAAGTACGTCAAAATAGAGTTCGAGGACGAATCGCAGTACGAGAGCCTGAAAGAGACAAAGAAACACCACGGTCTGACGTGGAAAGGAATGCTACTCCACGCTCAGAAGGAGTTGGATTCCGGCAGTGCCGATTGAGCGGTGGACAGCGTAGTCAAGTGACGCGATTCCCCACCCGGCCTAAAGGCCGGGGTTCCCTCGCTGATTAAAGATGGGTGCCGGTGCAGGGAGGGACGCGCTCTTCTATCAGGAGCGGTTCGAGACCGTCGCGATCGAAGTGAGCGACCACCTCGTCGAAACGATGCGCGACCGGGGCGTGACCGACGCCCGGCGGGCAGATATGTTTTCGCTCCGCGACCACTTCGATCGCGATCGGTTTCGATCGGCCCACGCGATCGGAACGCAGATCGGACTGGCCGGCTCGATTCCGGGCGTTCGCGAGTTCCTCGAGAGTCTCGCGTACGTCACGACGCCCGATGCGACCGCCGTCGTCGATAACTACGCGCCCGAACTGGACGCGACGGCGGACGTGTTCGCCTACCGGAACGATCCGAGGCCCGGGTTCGCACACCGCGTCTATCACGTCGTGTACGAGGGCGACGTGGGACGAACGTTGCTCTTCTGTGTCTTCAGCGTGGACCGCCTTCGCGAAGCGACCGTCGGAACGCCCTGGGCCGTCGCTGCAACCACGTACGGCGACGTCCAGTGGCGGACGGTACTCGAAAAGGAGTGATACGTCGAACTCGGAACACGTCACGAAAGACCGTCTCACCCCGGATGCCCTACTCGTACAGCGGGTTCTCTTCGCACAGCACCGCGACTTCGTCGCGAACGTCCTCGATGACCCCCTCGTCGTCCGGGCTGTCGACGACGCGGGTAATCAGATCGCCGACTGTGCGGCAGTCGTCCTCGTCGAAGCCGCGCGTGGTCAGTCCCGGCGTCCCGGCACGAATGCCGCTCGGGTTGAACGCCGAGCGCGTCTCGCCGGGCACCGTGTTTCCGTTGAGGACGATACCGGCCGCTTCGAGAGCCTCCTCGGCGTCGCCGCCGGTCGTGTCGGGATGGCTATCGCGGAGGTCGACGAGGACGAGGTGGTTGTCCGTGCCGCCGGAGACCAGCGAAAACCCGTTCTCGGAGAGCGACTCGCCCAGGGCTTTCGCGTTCGCGATCGTTTGCGCTGCGTAGTCCTCGAACGAGGGCTCGAGGGCCTCCTTGAATCCGACGGCTTTACCGGCGATGTTGTGCATGAGCGGGCCGCCCTGGCCGCCGGGGAAGACTGCGGCGTCGATGTCGTCGGCGTATTCGTCGCTCGTCATGACGATGCCGCCGCGACCGGACCGGATCGTCTTGTGGGTCGAACCGGTCACGAAGTCGGCGACACCGACCGGCGACGGGTGGACGCCCGCCGCGACGAGCCCGGTGATGTGGGCGATGTCCGCCAGGTGGAGCGCGTCGACGTCGTCCGCGACGTCCTGAATGCGCTCCCACTCGATCTCGCGCGGATACGCAGAATACCCCGAGACGATGATATCCGGTTCGAACTCGGCGGCGTGGTCGGCCAGCCCGTCGTAGTCCAGGTAGCCCGTCTCCGGATCGACTTCGTACTGTTCGACCTCGTAGAGCTGTCCCGTGAAGTTCGCCGGGTGGCCGTGGCTCAGGTGCCCCCCGTGGGTGAGATCGAGCGAGAGAATCTTGTCACCCGGCTCGAGCATGGCGAAGTAGACGGCCTGGTTCGCCTGCGTCCCCGAGTGTGGCTGAACGTTGACGTGCTCGGCGCCGAACAGCTCCGCCGCGCGATCGATCGCCAACTGCTCGACTTCGTCGGCGTACGTACAGCCGCCGTAGTAACGCTCGCCCGGATATCCCTCCGCGTACTTGTTCGTGAGCGCGCTGCCCTGGGCGTCGAGGACTGCCTCGCTGACGTGATTCTCGCTGGCGATCATCTGCAGCGTCTCTCGCTGGCGGTCTACCTCGCCCTCGAGTGCGTCGGCGACGGCGGGATCGACCTCGCGAACCTGATCGTGGTTCATATCCGAAGTGCGGTCTGGCGACTGTATAAGTGTACCCGTCCCCGGCAAGTCGGGCCACTATCGGCGGCCCGTGTTCGAGCGGGCGGCTTGTCGACTGTCCCCTCCCGCCGTTGCGACCACGGCCCGGTACAACTAACTTGTCCGAGTGACATTCAACCAACTGAATGATTGAGTGGGCGGTAGACGAGGACACCCTCTACGTCACCGATGCCGATAACGCAGAGTTGGCGGTCACGGGTGAGGATTTCGTCATCGAAGATACCGGCGTGGATATTCCGCGCCCGGTCGACGATACGCTCGTTGTGACGACGGACGAACTTCGGTTCCCCCACGCGGTCGTCTACGCGTTCTCCCTCGGACTCGAAGACCAGTACGAACTCGATCCAGGGGGCGAGCCGCTGTCGCTGTCGCCCGGCGAGTACGTCGTCGACGTCGATACCGATATCAAGGCCTACCTTCGATTTTCGGGCGCTGCGACGATCGAGAAGACGGACGATTACGAGGAGGTCGTCGTTTCCTTTCCGAACCAGACCCGCGTCATCCTCGGCGTCCGCTGTCGGCACGAATTCCCGGCCGGAACCATCACCGTCCCCGACCGTCCGTCGGCGATAGCCGAGGCTATTACCCACATGGCCGCCTCACACAAGACGGACACCCCCAACCGCTCGTACCCCACGCTTCGGGGCCACCCGTCGCTTCTCGAACACGGCGACGAACTCGAAATTTCGGACTGCATCAAAGCGGACACTCCCGACCACGGCCTCGAGTTGGTCGTCCCGTCGGACTACGAATCCTTGTTCGTGACCGCACCGCTTGCGTACTACCTCCAGGCGACCGTGCGGACGACCGACGACGTCTCCGCAGACCGAGCCGGCTCGACGACCGATCGGCCGCGACTTCGACTTCCCGATCACGCGATCGAGAAGGTACTCTCGCCGATGCCAGACCTGGAACGCGACGTCGAACAGCTGCTTCGGAAAACGTTCTTCCTCGACTGTCTCGTCCGCAACGCCGGGCCGTACGGGACGCGTCTGTCGGAGCTCAGCCTCCTCGACGCCCTCGAACTCGACGCCGACGCACTCTACGAAGCCAGTCCCCAGGATAGGCTCGCAACGTACCTCGAGGTCCCGTACGCGGCGATCAAACACCGCCTCCCGGACTGGCACCTCTCGACGTACGTGACGCCGGCGTACGACAGCATCGAAACGCTCCCGTTCCTGCTCGACCGATTGAGCATGGTCTATACGCCCCGCACGTCCAAACTCGAGGGGAAAGAACTGGTCGAGCGCTCGCTCGAAGACTTCTATCGAGGTCCCGGTTCCGTTTCGAGGGGCGGGACCGAGTCGCATCCCGACGCGGGGAGAGCCACGGGCCAGGTCGCTTCGGTAGACATCGTCAAACCGGAGCTTCGAAGCGGGCGCACTCACGGGTGGCTCGCCGACGACGTTCCGATCGACGTCTTCAAATCCGCCCCAGAGGCCTACCACAATCGCCTCGATTTCCTCGAGCAGTCGAGCGATTCGACCTCGATCTGCGTCGTGCTCAACGATCCGGAGATGGCCGGCGAACACGATTACGTCGCCGGCATCTATCGACGGCGCTCGGAAGAACTGTCGATCGACGTTACCGTCGAGGAATCGCTCGGCACGGCGGCGCTCGCTCGCGTCTTCGAAGCCGATCACGACTTCGTCCACTATATCGGCCACTGCGAGACCGGCGGGCTGTGTTGCCCCGACGGGACGCTCTCGGCCTCGAGCCTCGATCGATGTAACGCCCAGACGTTCTTCCTGAACGCCTGTGGCTCCTTTTACGAGGGAAAGAAGCTGATCGAAAAGGGGAGCGTCGCGGGCGCGGTTACGTTCACGAAGGTCCTGAACGATCACGCGATCAAAGTCGGGTCCACGTTCGCCAAATTGCTGGTCCACGGGTTCAGTATCGAACGCGCCATGGGCCTCGCGCGCAGGCGAATCATGATGGGTAAGGACTACGCCGTCGTCGGTGACGGGACTCACTCCCTCACCCAGGGGAAAAGCCGTCTCCCGACGACGGCGACCCTCGAGGAACTCGATACCGCCGCCGATGGACGGCGGTACCTGCTTACCTTCGACTGTTACTCGACGCGAGTGACCGGCTCGTATTACTTCCCACATACCGCAACGAACGAATACGCCTATCTCTGTGGCAACGAATCCAGCTTCACGCTGACCGAGTCGGAACTCGTCACGATGCTCAAAGAAACGGAAGCATCGGTAATTTACGACGGGGACATTTACTGGTCGAAGGAACTGTGGCCTCGATTCGATCGATAATCCAATTCAGGGTCCACCGTAGGTACTAACCCGCTTTGCTCGTGCCGCAAATCGTCCTGACTGACGCTTGGCTGCTGTTTCACTTCGTCTGATAGTAGCGACGCTGCGAACTGGCCACCATAGTTGATTGTGTCGAACACCCATACGATGTTGTAATAACACGTCACCAGTATATAGTTGTTGTCGACACTACAGCTCCGCCAGATCCCGGCCCTCGGGGCGGTTGAACTTCGTTTGAGGGAGAAGCAGTTTCTTGAATGAACCAGGTTCGAATATCCATCGGTTTGTTGCGATGGACGCGACCGATCGGTCTCGAGACCGAATCAATTTTCGAATGCCGCTCGCGCGTATGTAAGACATGCTGATATTTCGTCGGCGAACTAACGGATTATGGGACAAAAATCACCGGTTCAACCGCTGGACGAGAAGTTCTGCCGTGCAAACGGCCACCAAAATTAAGTATAATGGCCTCTATTACTTCTGTATACGCATGGCTTCGAATTTACTCAATCACCAGATTGACGATATACTCGAGTCGGTTCTCGAGGATGCAAGTGGAGACATTTACATGATCAATCCCTCGCAGGATGCAATCGAGGAGTTTATCGCCGTCGCGACGGGATTCGACGGCGACCTGCCGTCGGTACACATGCTCGCCGACGAGCGGACGCTGAAAGACGTCATGGACGACTTCATCGTCGCGTCGAACGCGGCGGACCTCATCAGCGAGGGCGCACTCGTGCTCCGGACGCTCGCCGAGGCACCGGAGAACTCGCTGCTCGTCACCGACGACCGCGTCGTCGCTGTCGTTCACGCCGATGACCGTGTCGGAGGGCTCATCACCGACGACGCCAGCTTCGTCGAGGACACCTACGACACCTACGCAGCTCGATGGGGGGACGCCAAAACGTTCAACCTCCGGACACCGCCGATCACGGACGTCCGGGAGACGCTGTCAGAGGAAATCAGTCCCTCGGCGGAAGCGGACTTCGCCGCCATCCTCGATTCCCTCGAGACCGCCAGAGGCGACGGCGACGGACTCGACGAGGTCACCATTTCACTGCTCGTCGCGGCCAAGAACGAGGCGCTGTTGTACGACATCAGCAAGTGGGGAGAGGACGTCGGAATCGCGTCCAAAGCAACGTTCTCCCGAACGAAGACGAAACTCGAGGACATGGGCCTCATCGACACCGAGAAGGTCCCGATCGACGTCGGACGTCCGCGCCTCCGCCTGAAAATCGGCGACGACCGATTGAGCGAGGCCGACAACGGCCAACTCGCGACCGTCGCACAGAGCATCCTCAACTAACGACGACGAACCGGCACGCCGAGGGCGGCTTTGCCGGCCGCTGGCAGTCGCATCGAAATCACGTGACGCGCCGTTGGACAGACCGGTTCCGATGGCTCCACTTGCAGTCGGCGCTGCGCGCCGACGACCTCGCCGGACCGGCGATCCCGTTCCGGCACGATCGTAAGCACCCCTCCTCCAGTTCTTTCACCTCGCTTCGACGCACGGTGTCGCGTTTTCGGTCGCTCGGTCACCGTCTGGTCTCGGTTCCGCGTTCGGCTCGAGTGGTTTCGACTCGGTCCAGGCGCAAACCCCAAGTCACCGTCGCGAGACGATTCGAGTATGTACGAGGCCGTCCACGCCCGACCCGATGGACAGAGTTCGGTCGCCAGCGTCGCGAAAACGGCGGTCGAGTACGGGTTCGAGGGCGTGGTCGTACGCAACCACTCGGACGCGCGAGCGGACTACGACGCCGCCCGAATCGCCGACGAATACGGGATCGACGTGGTCGAGGGCGTCGAAATTCGGACAGACGATCGACAGCAGGCGAGCGGAGCCGTCGGGAACTACCGGACGTCCGAAACGATCGTGGGAATCCACGGCGGGACGAACGCCATGAATCGATTTGCCGTCGAACAGCCGAAAGTCGACGTGCTCGCACATCCGATGGCCGGCGATGGCGATATCAACCACGTGCTGGTGAAAGCCGCCATCGAAAACGGGGTCCGGATCGAGTTCGCCCTCGGTGGCGTCCTCCGGGAGAGCGGCGGTCGACGAGTCCGCATCATCCAGTCGTTACGGAAATTACGGGAGATCGTCGACCACTTCGATGCGCCGTACGTCGTCAGCGCGGATCCGAGTTCGCACCTCGAGATTCGGGCCCCTCGGGAACTGAAGGCGGTGGGTTCGGAGGTCGGGTTCACGGACCGGTTCATTGAGGAGGGGCTCGCGGAGTGGGGCCGCATCGCCGAACGCAATCGCCACGTCCAGTCCGAGTCGTTCATTGAGCCGGGGGTCGAACGGGGACGGTATGAAAAAGAGCCGTGAGGATCACGCGGCCCGGTTCGACGAGGAAGCCGATCGATACGACGAGTCGAAATCGGACGAGTACCGCACCTGCGTGGATCTCGTCGTCGAACACGCCGCCCCCGAACCCGACGACGTCGTGTTGGATCTCGGCACCGGAACGGGAGCCATCGCAATCCCGCTCGCCGCCGACGCGGCCCGTGTCGTCGGTCGCGATATCAGCGCGGGCATGCTCGCGGAAGCCGAACGAAAGGCCGAGGAGGACGGCCTCGAGTCCCTCGAGTTCGGAACCGGGACGTTTCGTGAACCGAACTACGAGGGGCAGGTCGATATCGTGACCTCGAACTTCGCCCTGCATCACCTCTCGGACGAGGAAAAACGCGAGGCGATCGCGGTCATCGCCGACCACGAGCCGCGGAAATTCGTCCTCGGGGACGTGATGTTCTTCGGCGATCCGGACCCCGACGAACCGTTCTACTCGCCCGAGGTTGACGATCCGGCGACGGTCGGAGTGCTCGCCGACGCGTTTACCGACGCGGGGTTCTCGCTTTCGGCCGTCGAGCGAGTCCACGATCAGGTCGGCGTGCTGGTCGCAGAGCGCGGTCACACGACAGCCGGCGACGGAGCGGAGTAAGGCATGAAACACCTTCCGAAACACCTCCGCCCGCGGTGGCGGTATCTCGCCGTTTCGCTCGAGACGCGGCCGGACGACCGGATCGGTCGGCGCTCGTTCCAGCGTGAGCTGTGGTACGCGGGCCAGAACCTGCTGGGCGATCCGGGTAGTGCCGACGCGGATCTGACCGTCGTACGGTTCTCTTTCGGCGACGGAACCGGCCAGGCGATCGTCAGGGCCCGTCGCGGTGAGACCGATCCCGCTCGCGCGGCACTGGCCTGTATCGACGAAATCGACGGCGCTCCCGTCGGGATCGTGGTCCGCGGAATCAGCGGCACGATCCGCGCCGCCGACGAAAAATATCTGGAGTGACCGGCGTCCGATCGCCGGGCCACTCGCGTCCGGTCCTGGCCTCCTTCACCGCGGTAAGAAAACTATTTAGGACGCCGCGGGCAAGATTCCGAACAGAGAAACGTCGTGTTCGCGAGCGCGGAGCGAGTGGCCGTCCGTCGGGATTGCGGTGGCGACGTGCGACTCGATGAGGCGTTCACGGGCGCGACAGACCTCGATTACAATTTAGCGTGAAACTATGCAGGGACAAGCCCAACAGCAGGCGTACGACCGTGGCATCACGATCTTCTCGCCCGACGGCCGACTCTACCAGGTCGAGTACGCTCGCGAGGCGGTCAAGCGAGGAACAGCCAGTATCGGTGTTCGAACGAACGACGGCGTCGTTCTCGCCGTCGACAAACGGGTTCCCTCACCGCTGCTCGAGGACTCGAGCGTCGAGAAGATCCACAAAGCCGACGACCACGTCGGTATCGCGAGCGCGGGCCACGTCGCCGACGCTCGCCAACTGATCGACTTTGCGCGCCGCCAGACGCAGGTCAACCAACTGCGCTACGGCGAGCCGATCGGCGTCGAGACGCTGACCAAGGAAGTCACCGACCACATCCAGCAGTACACCCAGGTCGGCGGTGCCCGTCGGGGTTGCACTGATCGTCGGCGGCATCGACAACGGCGAACCGCGACTCTTCGAGACGGACCCCTCCGGGACGCCCTACGAGTGGAAGGCACTGGCCGTCGGTGCCGATCGGGGCGAACTCCAGAACTATCTCGAGGAGAACTACGACGACGAGGCCGACCTCGACGGCGGCATCGCGCTCGCACTCGATGCGCTCGCATCGGTCAACGACGGCTCTCTGCTTCCCAGCGAAGTGGGACTGGCGACTGTCGACGTGGAAACCGAGTCCTTCGACATGTTCGACCACGATCGAATCGAGGAGTACCTAGAGGAGAACGACCTTCTCGATACGGGCGAGGACGACGAAGCCGACGAGTAATCGAGACGCAGCCGCGGAAACGCGTTTTCGAGACCGCAACCGCTCGAGCGGCCGGTCCGCCCGTCGGAACGAGGTCGGTGTCCGGACGACGGACGACGGCGTTCGGGTACGGCCGGCGGCTGTGAGTTACCGGACTCGGCGTCACGTCGGGAAACACTCTTTAAATTGGCGGGGGAATCGTGTGGTATGATTTCGCTCGACGAGGCGGTGACGGCGCGGCTCGAGTCACACGGGGCGCGTTTCGAGGTGCTTGTCGATC encodes the following:
- a CDS encoding RNase P subunit p30 family protein, yielding MYEAVHARPDGQSSVASVAKTAVEYGFEGVVVRNHSDARADYDAARIADEYGIDVVEGVEIRTDDRQQASGAVGNYRTSETIVGIHGGTNAMNRFAVEQPKVDVLAHPMAGDGDINHVLVKAAIENGVRIEFALGGVLRESGGRRVRIIQSLRKLREIVDHFDAPYVVSADPSSHLEIRAPRELKAVGSEVGFTDRFIEEGLAEWGRIAERNRHVQSESFIEPGVERGRYEKEP
- a CDS encoding class I SAM-dependent methyltransferase, coding for MKKSREDHAARFDEEADRYDESKSDEYRTCVDLVVEHAAPEPDDVVLDLGTGTGAIAIPLAADAARVVGRDISAGMLAEAERKAEEDGLESLEFGTGTFREPNYEGQVDIVTSNFALHHLSDEEKREAIAVIADHEPRKFVLGDVMFFGDPDPDEPFYSPEVDDPATVGVLADAFTDAGFSLSAVERVHDQVGVLVAERGHTTAGDGAE
- a CDS encoding transposase: MSETVTKTLQATLATPTTGKEQRLQRLLDTYREALHDAFDNRADTMSAVNDVVTPYDLPYQAKDALKSYVPKLRSTYNAEELDDEHPLRLVNRAAKFDHSGEREHGFVWQAPQPGRGTNFWIPLRINPEQESLWSDLLDGDAKAGELRLQRHRTSWELHVTVEYPVEEPTDSDDPTHIGFDVGESALITGCALKRDVPREPMMESGSRARHLRKEMHTTLKRLQERDAAEWRVDERFDHYQNALTDIVEKVSRRAVEYAESFENPVIVLEDLSYIRERLDYGKFINRRLHAWAFARLQGRIEDKATEEGIPVEYVNAAYTSQSCHACGRLGRRSQQAEFVCPHDDCHVSEFQADINAAANIASRVDPWGESVPWEPERDDSPRDGSACDSATVHRETSENPSQMTLSAYSD
- the glyA gene encoding serine hydroxymethyltransferase; the encoded protein is MNHDQVREVDPAVADALEGEVDRQRETLQMIASENHVSEAVLDAQGSALTNKYAEGYPGERYYGGCTYADEVEQLAIDRAAELFGAEHVNVQPHSGTQANQAVYFAMLEPGDKILSLDLTHGGHLSHGHPANFTGQLYEVEQYEVDPETGYLDYDGLADHAAEFEPDIIVSGYSAYPREIEWERIQDVADDVDALHLADIAHITGLVAAGVHPSPVGVADFVTGSTHKTIRSGRGGIVMTSDEYADDIDAAVFPGGQGGPLMHNIAGKAVGFKEALEPSFEDYAAQTIANAKALGESLSENGFSLVSGGTDNHLVLVDLRDSHPDTTGGDAEEALEAAGIVLNGNTVPGETRSAFNPSGIRAGTPGLTTRGFDEDDCRTVGDLITRVVDSPDDEGVIEDVRDEVAVLCEENPLYE
- the tbsP gene encoding transcriptional regulator TbsP, which codes for MASNLLNHQIDDILESVLEDASGDIYMINPSQDAIEEFIAVATGFDGDLPSVHMLADERTLKDVMDDFIVASNAADLISEGALVLRTLAEAPENSLLVTDDRVVAVVHADDRVGGLITDDASFVEDTYDTYAARWGDAKTFNLRTPPITDVRETLSEEISPSAEADFAAILDSLETARGDGDGLDEVTISLLVAAKNEALLYDISKWGEDVGIASKATFSRTKTKLEDMGLIDTEKVPIDVGRPRLRLKIGDDRLSEADNGQLATVAQSILN